A region of the Helicobacter ganmani genome:
TTTTATCCACCACGATACTTAAAGGCTCTTGCGATTCTATCAATGAGCGCACAATCTCTGCGCTATACACAATATCCGCATACGAAATAATCAAATCTTGCTTGTGTGTGATACAAGATTCTATAAACTCCCTCGCACAAAAGAGCGTTTGCACCATATTTGTTTTATTAAATTCAAGATTTTGATAAATATTTTTTATGTTAAATTGTGATTCCACATAGTTTTTTAAAACTGCAAATAAATATCCGCCCACCACTGCAATTTCCTTAATCCCAGCGTCTTTTAAAGCCCCGATTTCATAATCAATGAGCTTTTTGCCGCAATATTCCACCATACACTTTGGATTCTCTTGCGTAAGAGGCATTAGCCTTGAACCAAATCCCGCCGCTAAAATCATTGCTTTCATAACTTTCCTTGTAAAATTTTATCAATTTGCTCTACAATAGCCTCTTCTGAATGCCCTACATTATAAATTGCTTCGTTTCTAAATTTCTCTATCCTTTCAAAATCTTGTGCAAAGTCTAATGCCTTAAGCCACTCTTTTATTTCTGTTAAACTGCGACATATCCCCCCCCCCCCGCACTTATTTGATTAGCATATTCCGTGATCGGATTTTGCATTTTTAATGGGGAGAAAAATAGACTAGGACGCAAAGTGCTGAAAGAATAAGTAAAAGCCGCCGTGGAAATATCGGTGATAAAAAGCTCACTGAAATTATGAAACGCATTGCCCAATGCCTCATCAAACTTCACGCGCGCCTCTCCCGCCCATTTAGCTTTGATAAGTTGGTAAAAGGGGTGTTTGTTTTGAAAATTCATCGGGTGAGCGCGAAAAGAAATATTATAATCTGTATTTTCTAGCAAAGATTCTACCATCATATTTTCAAATCCGCTCAAAAGATTGTTATTTGCATTACTTCCTGTGCCATAGCGCAGGCTAGGAGCATAGGTAATCGTATTGCTCGGCTTATAATCATAGGCAAAAATTGCATTATCTAGCTTAGGATAGCCGCTCTCTAGTAGCTTAACCTTGCTTTTAGGCAATGCCTTCTTAAATTCTTTCATTGCGACTTTTGATGGCACTAAAATATAATCCACTACCTCACAAGCTCCTGTTTGCTCTATCAAACTATGTGGAAAATAAATGCGCTTGGCTGTGGTGCTTAAAAATGTCCTATCAATCTTGCCATTCTCATAACCCACTTGATCGGCAGTCAATATCAAATCAATCCCGCTAATATCGGTATTTAAATAATAAGTTTGTCCATTTTCTGTGATACGCCAAGGAAAGAAGACATTATGATGCCCACTTCTTTCAAACTCATCTTTTAATTCTCGTTCTACTATCGTGATGACATTATATTTTTCCTTTAAGCGAGTGATTAAGTTGCCATAGTGCTTGCGATAAGTAGGATAATAAGAAATGACTAGGATATTAGGACGCTCTTTGCTCAAATGCGATTCTATGTTGGATTTTGCCATTTGGATAAACTGATTTATTTGTGCTTCTACGCTCATATCATCTCTCCATTTACCACTTCTTGGATTCTTTTTGTTTTTTCTTGTTTCAACTTTGGATATTGCAAAATGGATTCTTTAAGCTCTTTTAACGAATAAACACAATGTGTTGAGGATTGGATTAAAGAAAAATATTTATCCTCCGCCGGAAAAGAAACGCTAGTGAAACCAAAAAAGCATAAAATGCTAGGATTCTGTGTCCATAGGGCGTATTTTAAAGCAATGTTTGAAATATCACTCACGCATAAATCTATACTTTTGGGGGCGACTTTCGCCCAAGTAATAGAATCCTTAAAAATCTCCAAAATAGAATCTTTCACCGCCTTATCTGTCTTAATATTTGGCAGATAAAATACCTTTTGCTTCATACTGACTAAAGCTTCTAAGATCAAAACATCAAACCCGCAAGCGACATTCCTATGTAAATCATCACTCGCCTCCCTGCTGCTTGGTGCATATAAAATTTTCATTCCTTCTCCTTTCTTATTGTTACAATTTTTAGCCACTCATCAAAGCTTTGATTCTGCCCCTCTTGCGCTTGCATTCCTCCCTCTCGTTCAATATGCCACATCATCGCAAAAATAGGCTTTTGTTTATGCTTAAATGCTTCTATGCTATGATCCTGTGCCATAACTAAAGCTTCCAAAGAATTTGGCAAATCCTTGATTCCATAGTTATGAAAAGAATTGACTTCAAACTTCTCACCACTGCTTGTATCTACAACTTGATGATTGCCAATATGCCCCTCTAAAAGCTCCAATTTCGCACCAAAATATTCTGCTATCCTCTGCGCACCACGACAGATTCCAAGCAAAGGCACATTATACTGCAAACAATGCGTGAGTATTTGCGCCTCATATTCATCACGCATAGAGGAAAGCGGATTAGGATTTAAAGAGTTTAAATCATTCCCACCACTTAGAATCACGCCACCTAAACTCCCCCCTAGAGATTGCGCATAAGTGCTAAAAGGCATCGCATAGCTTAAAGGCAGAGGCAAAAAGCCCTGCAAATGCTCCTTAAAAAAATCGCCCCACTCTACGCTTAAAGCCTCACGCACCTCGTAATAACTCGTATTTTCTAGCAATCTTTGCGTAATACCAATAAACTTCATAAGACTACGATTTGCCCACTTTCACAATCTAGCTTAATGCGCTTTGCGCTTAGAAATTTGCTAAAGTTTTCCTCGCCTACGCCAATCGCTGCGGGCAGTCCTAGTTCACTTGCGCGAATTGCCATATGCGAGTTTGCCCCACCATAGCAAGTAATCAATCCCGCGATATTTTTCGTAAATAAATAATCAAATCCGGGGTCAGCGGATTTAATCAGCACAATTTTGCCCTCTAAATTCGTATCGCTTAAATCGCTAATGAGCGCACTTACCGACTTTTGCGTGATGAAGTTTGGCACAATCTCCGCGCTTAAAAAGCTCACAACCTGCTCTGCATTGGTAAGTAGCACAGGAAGCTTCACGCTCAAAGTCAAGGCGTATTCCTCCTTGTGCCTTTTAATTTCCTCTAAAAATCTTTCCTTTGGATTTTTAGAATACAGCGAGGCATAAAGGTTTAAAATATTTTGAATATCCAAATGCGCCATTTCCTCTTTTGGGATTCCATAATAAACGCCTAGCTCACCAATGAGGCTTAAAGCACGAGAGAGTAGTTTGGTAAATTCAAACTTCGCATATTCTCTCCCCTCAATCGCTCTTTTCAAAAACTCTAAAAACTCTTTTGCGCTAATCTTTAGCCCGTGTTCGCTTAAAAGCGTATCAAGAGATTGCAGCTTTTTAGTATTAAGCACAAAATTACTTTCATTTGATGTCAAGCCCTCTCTTGCACCCAAATCAAAGTAAGCTCTAAAATCCTCATCATAGCGCGGACTTAAGATATTATAAGTGCTAGGGCGCAAATGCCCAAATTTGCTTAAAAACTCCTCTTTTGTTTCCTCTGTAAGCGTGGCAACACTTGAGGCTAACTCTTTGCTCACCGTGTTGAGAGAATTTAAAAATGCCTGTTTTTCCGCCAAGCTAAAAAATCCAATTTCTACAAGAGAATTAAGCATAGAAACCGCCACAAACCCAGCCCTTGCAATCCCTGCAAAAGGCAAAGTCCCATATCTCTTGCAAGATTCCAAAAGCCAATAAATCTTATCCAAAGTCGGCAAGTGCGAATCCTCTAAATCTTTGTAAATTTGCTCTAACTTTGCAATCTTTTTTAAATCCTTGATATACAAGCCTTTTTTGGGATTGATGATAGAATTTGTAAGCTCCAAAAGTGCAAATTCTAGCCTTTTAATCTCATTTTCATTAAAGCCTTTTGAAAGCAGACTTTTTAATTTATGAGGGATATTTAAATCATAGCAAGAAAAGACAATGTTAAACTCTATCTTATCGTGGAAATGCGGGTTTGCCTCCAAAGTATCCAAATAATAATCCACTAATTTACTTGCGATTTTTTTATCCAAAGCTTTGGGGATAAAGGAGTTAAAAGAAAGCCGCACATCAATATAAGGAATGCCCAAAAAGCAGTGCATTAGCGGGTGAGAGCGCAAATTAAGATAACCATAATTATCCCGTTGATACGCCCAAATATTATCCGTGATGATTTCTTTATAAAGGCTTAGGGCTAATCGCTTAGGCTTCAACCCCAAAATCTCGGCAGGATTCCAATCAGGCATTACACCAAAAATTGCGCGTTTGCCATAAATATCTGGCGTTTGCTTTTGCAAAGACACAATGCGCTTTTGTAATCTCTCTAGTGCACTAAATGGCAGGGATTCATAGAGATTGAGTTTATCTTTGACTACAAGCGGACGCACTTGCAGACAATACAAATCCCCGCTAGCATCTATCGCAAATTCCACATCTAAGAATTTATAATCAAAAAGTGATTCTAACTCCCTTAGCATTACAATAATAGCTTTTAAAGTGCTATCTTTTGGCAATTCCGCTTCTTTATGAGCAAAAAAGCTTAAGCCTTTGGCGCTTCCATCGGTAATAGCACTATTTGAACCGCTTTTATCCCACTCAATGCAATAATAAGGCGCAAGCGTATCTTTATCCGCACTCATCGCCACACCGCACATCGCGATATGCTCTAGCATTGGCTGAATGAGAATCTCATCATCAAGCTTTGGCATAGACGCCCCAACTTTGCGCAACGCCTCTAAAATCGCTTGGGATTCCACATTTACATTAGAGAGGCTTAAAAAAGCTCCTGCATTAGAAGTTTGCGCACTATCCTCACTTTTGGAACTGCTACGAACGATAAGCTTTTCACACGCATTTTCACCGCTGAAGCATTTTTGAATCTCCTCTAACACCCCCGCTTCATTCGCTTCCAACTCTTTAAGAGAAGTGAGCATTAAGGGCAAGACTTTTGCACTCTTTAATATGCCTTGCAAAGCTAGCAAATTACGCGCTTTGGTTTGAAAAGATAATTGCATAATAAACCTTAGATTCTACAAAATAAAGGCGACATTATAGTTTAAACTTACTTCAAGATTCTTTATTTTGCGCTTTTTGCTTATTTAGGTTTATCAACTTAGCCCTTTATGCAATGCCTAAAAGCACACATTTTAAGAAGTATTGCTCCATTATCATTTTCTTAGATAGGGTTTGCTAAAATGCAAAGATTTTGTTTTAAGGGGTAATTTTGAGCGAAGAAGATGTCAAAACGCGTTTCATTACACCAAGTTTGCAAAAAGCTGGCTGGGCTTTGGAACAACTTAGTATGGAGTTTGGCTACAAGATGGATTATGAGTTTAGTAATGGACGCGTGGAGTTTATTGGCTCTAGTATTAGAATAGGCAAAAATAAGGTAGATAATGTTTAAAGAAATACTAAATGGCAATAGTTTGCAGATATTAAAAAGCTATATTGCTGATGAATGGATAGATATTATTATTACTTCTCCACCTTATAATGTCGCACACAAATATGAAAATTATAATGATGATTTAGAATTTGAATCTTACCTTAACTCAATGCGTGCAATATTTAAAGAATGTTATCGCGTCTTAAAAATAGGCGGTAGAATATGTGTGAATATTCCTTTTGCTGTAAAAAATAAAGAATCCAAACAAGTGCGATTTCTTTCTGTGTATATAACACAAATTCTTAATGAAATTGGTTTTAATGAGTTTGAGTTGATTTCTTGGCATAAAGGCAAAGACATTAAACATTTTCAAGGCAATAATACCGCGTGGGGAAGTTGGAAAAGTCCTTCTTGTCCTTCATTTAGACCTCTTGGAGAATCTGTTTTGGTATTTTATAAGGGAGAGCGGACGCATAGAGGAGACTCTCAAAACATAGATATTTCTAGTGAAGAGTTTAAAGAATGGACGAAAAATGTATGGTATTTTGATAAAGAGAAAGAGCAGGGGTTTGAAAATATTTTGTGTGCAAGTAATAATGCCAAAAAAGATTTGCACCCAGCTCCCTATCCTGAAGAGTTGATTGAACGACTATTAAAAATTTACTCTTACAAAGATGATATTGTGCTAGACCCTTTTAACGGAACAGGCACAACAACTTATATGGCAAGTCTTTTAAATAGGCAATTTATCGGCATTGAATTATCTAGCAAATATTGTGAAATCGCAATCAATAGGTTACAAAATAAATCTTTACCTACTCTAAAAAGCTTCCCCGATAAAATGGCAAATTTAGTCAATAGCGACAATACTTTAGATTCTCTAAATGAAGTTTTCCCTTATAAAGAAGCCTTTAGTCCTTATTTGATAGAACAATTACAAAAGAGATTCCATTGCTCTATACAATCGCTTTATGACCCATTTTGCGGGGTTGGTTCTAGTTTTTTAAATCCACAGATAAAGCAATGCTTTGGATTTGACACTTCACCTTTTGCCATAAATGTAGCTAAGGCAAAATTAGAAAAACTAGATTCTAAAAATCTACAAAAAGCAAAAAAGATTGCAGAAAATTTTCAATTTAGCAACAAAAGCTATCCTTATCCCAAATGGGAATCTTTTAGCAAATATGCCAATAAGAAGCAATTTAATATCATAATGGATTTTATAGAGTCTTTTAAAGGTTTAGATTCTAAAGTTT
Encoded here:
- a CDS encoding phosphocholine cytidylyltransferase family protein — translated: MKAMILAAGFGSRLMPLTQENPKCMVEYCGKKLIDYEIGALKDAGIKEIAVVGGYLFAVLKNYVESQFNIKNIYQNLEFNKTNMVQTLFCAREFIESCITHKQDLIISYADIVYSAEIVRSLIESQEPLSIVVDKNWRTLWEKRFENPLLDAETLKIREGKVIELGKKPKSYEEIEGQYIGLFKFSYHFLPQVLGFYDSLDRNAMYDGKDFDNMYMTSFLQGLINAYGGAQVVEINGGWCEIDFKSDLEVGY
- a CDS encoding CDP-glycerol glycerophosphotransferase family protein — protein: MSVEAQINQFIQMAKSNIESHLSKERPNILVISYYPTYRKHYGNLITRLKEKYNVITIVERELKDEFERSGHHNVFFPWRITENGQTYYLNTDISGIDLILTADQVGYENGKIDRTFLSTTAKRIYFPHSLIEQTGACEVVDYILVPSKVAMKEFKKALPKSKVKLLESGYPKLDNAIFAYDYKPSNTITYAPSLRYGTGSNANNNLLSGFENMMVESLLENTDYNISFRAHPMNFQNKHPFYQLIKAKWAGEARVKFDEALGNAFHNFSELFITDISTAAFTYSFSTLRPSLFFSPLKMQNPITEYANQISAGGGGYVAV
- a CDS encoding gamma-glutamyl-CDP-amidate hydrolase, with amino-acid sequence MKFIGITQRLLENTSYYEVREALSVEWGDFFKEHLQGFLPLPLSYAMPFSTYAQSLGGSLGGVILSGGNDLNSLNPNPLSSMRDEYEAQILTHCLQYNVPLLGICRGAQRIAEYFGAKLELLEGHIGNHQVVDTSSGEKFEVNSFHNYGIKDLPNSLEALVMAQDHSIEAFKHKQKPIFAMMWHIEREGGMQAQEGQNQSFDEWLKIVTIRKEKE
- a CDS encoding PEP-utilizing enzyme produces the protein MMQLSFQTKARNLLALQGILKSAKVLPLMLTSLKELEANEAGVLEEIQKCFSGENACEKLIVRSSSKSEDSAQTSNAGAFLSLSNVNVESQAILEALRKVGASMPKLDDEILIQPMLEHIAMCGVAMSADKDTLAPYYCIEWDKSGSNSAITDGSAKGLSFFAHKEAELPKDSTLKAIIVMLRELESLFDYKFLDVEFAIDASGDLYCLQVRPLVVKDKLNLYESLPFSALERLQKRIVSLQKQTPDIYGKRAIFGVMPDWNPAEILGLKPKRLALSLYKEIITDNIWAYQRDNYGYLNLRSHPLMHCFLGIPYIDVRLSFNSFIPKALDKKIASKLVDYYLDTLEANPHFHDKIEFNIVFSCYDLNIPHKLKSLLSKGFNENEIKRLEFALLELTNSIINPKKGLYIKDLKKIAKLEQIYKDLEDSHLPTLDKIYWLLESCKRYGTLPFAGIARAGFVAVSMLNSLVEIGFFSLAEKQAFLNSLNTVSKELASSVATLTEETKEEFLSKFGHLRPSTYNILSPRYDEDFRAYFDLGAREGLTSNESNFVLNTKKLQSLDTLLSEHGLKISAKEFLEFLKRAIEGREYAKFEFTKLLSRALSLIGELGVYYGIPKEEMAHLDIQNILNLYASLYSKNPKERFLEEIKRHKEEYALTLSVKLPVLLTNAEQVVSFLSAEIVPNFITQKSVSALISDLSDTNLEGKIVLIKSADPGFDYLFTKNIAGLITCYGGANSHMAIRASELGLPAAIGVGEENFSKFLSAKRIKLDCESGQIVVL
- a CDS encoding DNA methyltransferase, with translation MFKEILNGNSLQILKSYIADEWIDIIITSPPYNVAHKYENYNDDLEFESYLNSMRAIFKECYRVLKIGGRICVNIPFAVKNKESKQVRFLSVYITQILNEIGFNEFELISWHKGKDIKHFQGNNTAWGSWKSPSCPSFRPLGESVLVFYKGERTHRGDSQNIDISSEEFKEWTKNVWYFDKEKEQGFENILCASNNAKKDLHPAPYPEELIERLLKIYSYKDDIVLDPFNGTGTTTYMASLLNRQFIGIELSSKYCEIAINRLQNKSLPTLKSFPDKMANLVNSDNTLDSLNEVFPYKEAFSPYLIEQLQKRFHCSIQSLYDPFCGVGSSFLNPQIKQCFGFDTSPFAINVAKAKLEKLDSKNLQKAKKIAENFQFSNKSYPYPKWESFSKYANKKQFNIIMDFIESFKGLDSKVYHFVRFLVFCNLEKILNYKKDGNGIKFRESKIKDTQSYLKELTLRAFELKKEFDSKNTKILMLENLSSITNKPKEKIDCILTSPPYANLFDYFEIYKMELWSSGIIQSYEDWKKLKKSALRNNKNANLQKTDSINNILLDETLAILESRNLESSILTMLTNYFFDMQKVLKNSFDILKKNGFCFIVVGNSCYKGVPIKTDEILAQEAQKIGFKCVEIIVARKLKTSSQQMKILDSKSKFYLRESIIVLQKEE